Proteins encoded by one window of Pseudomonas coleopterorum:
- a CDS encoding KinB sensor domain-containing domain, which translates to MKLAMKLHTRLFLSISALITVALLGLVLGLVSVMQMAASQESMLRSHFTTLDLGLKMRQNLGDQLVMMLEANPDAAGIAQAQQQFQALLDEGIAHEQSHSAHYGFLQSAENFQTFVAQYRATATQHLPLSQNPPLSQAFNTLRTGLIDSYKGTLQSIAALEHESHQRAMWVSGLLGLVGLAVLIVGYFTAHGIARRFGEPIEALAKAADDISQGNFDVQLPVSPAAELNRLASRFGTMAHALRQHQATNVDELRAGQQRLQAVLDSIDDGLLMIDRQGQLEHLNPVAQRQLGWEDHRLGQGLGEALGRPDLDEQLNLILRGGSMERALDDLSFDVDGEARLLSYSLTPVTHTQGNILGAVMVLHDVTEQRAFARVRSEFVLRASHELRTPVTGMHMAFGLLQERVHFPEQSREADLLMTVNEEMQRLMQLINDLLNFSRYQNGLQKLVLAPCALDDLLQRAYERFASRAHELGITLTVELAEELPRLHVDAGQLDRVLDNLLENALRHTAENGHIRLQARRHAERVIISVEDNGEGIAYGQQGRIFEPFVQVGRKKGGAGLGLALCKEIVQLHGGRMGVYSRPGQGTQFYMTLSI; encoded by the coding sequence ATGAAACTGGCCATGAAGCTGCACACCCGGCTGTTTCTCAGCATTTCGGCGCTGATTACCGTCGCGTTGCTGGGGTTGGTGCTGGGTCTGGTCAGCGTGATGCAGATGGCCGCTTCGCAGGAGAGCATGCTGCGCAGCCATTTCACCACCCTGGACCTGGGGCTCAAGATGCGCCAGAACCTGGGCGATCAACTGGTCATGATGCTGGAAGCGAACCCGGATGCAGCGGGCATCGCTCAGGCACAGCAGCAGTTTCAGGCCCTGCTCGATGAAGGCATTGCGCACGAACAAAGCCACAGTGCCCACTATGGCTTTCTGCAGTCCGCCGAAAACTTCCAGACCTTCGTCGCGCAATACCGCGCCACGGCCACCCAACACTTGCCATTGAGCCAGAACCCGCCCTTGAGCCAGGCGTTCAATACCTTGCGCACCGGTTTGATCGACTCCTACAAGGGCACCTTGCAGAGTATTGCGGCGCTGGAGCACGAGTCTCACCAGCGAGCGATGTGGGTGTCGGGCCTGCTCGGCCTGGTGGGGCTGGCGGTGCTCATCGTCGGCTACTTCACCGCGCACGGTATCGCGCGCCGTTTCGGTGAACCCATCGAAGCCTTGGCCAAGGCTGCAGACGATATCAGTCAGGGCAACTTCGATGTGCAACTGCCGGTGTCACCGGCGGCCGAACTCAATCGGCTGGCCAGCCGCTTCGGCACCATGGCCCACGCGCTGCGTCAGCACCAGGCGACCAACGTCGATGAGCTTCGCGCCGGTCAGCAACGGTTGCAGGCGGTTCTGGACAGTATCGACGACGGCTTGCTGATGATCGATCGGCAAGGCCAGCTGGAGCATTTGAACCCTGTGGCGCAGCGTCAGCTGGGCTGGGAAGACCATCGTCTGGGCCAGGGTCTGGGTGAGGCGCTGGGCAGACCGGATCTGGACGAGCAACTGAACTTGATCCTGCGCGGCGGCAGCATGGAGCGTGCGCTGGACGACCTGAGTTTCGATGTCGACGGAGAGGCGCGACTGCTGTCGTACAGCCTGACGCCCGTGACCCACACCCAGGGTAATATCCTGGGCGCGGTCATGGTGCTGCACGATGTGACCGAGCAGCGCGCCTTCGCGCGGGTGCGCAGCGAGTTCGTGCTGCGTGCTTCCCACGAACTGCGTACGCCGGTGACTGGCATGCACATGGCCTTCGGGCTGTTGCAGGAGCGCGTGCACTTTCCCGAGCAGAGCCGCGAGGCGGATCTGCTCATGACGGTGAACGAAGAGATGCAGCGCTTGATGCAGTTGATCAATGACCTGCTCAACTTCTCTCGCTACCAGAACGGTCTGCAGAAGCTGGTATTGGCCCCGTGTGCGCTGGATGACCTGCTGCAACGCGCCTACGAGCGTTTCGCCAGCCGTGCCCATGAGCTGGGTATTACGCTGACCGTCGAGCTGGCCGAAGAGCTGCCGCGCCTGCACGTGGATGCAGGGCAGCTGGATCGGGTGCTGGACAACCTGCTGGAAAATGCCTTGCGACATACCGCGGAAAACGGTCACATCCGCCTGCAGGCACGTCGCCACGCCGAGCGGGTGATCATCAGCGTCGAAGACAACGGCGAGGGCATCGCCTACGGCCAGCAGGGGCGGATCTTCGAGCCTTTCGTGCAGGTGGGCCGCAAGAAGGGCGGAGCCGGTCTGGGCCTGGCGCTGTGCAAGGAAATCGTGCAACTGCACGGTGGCCGCATGGGCGTCTATTCACGGCCTGGGCAAGGTACCCAGTTCTACATGACCCTGTCGATCTAG
- a CDS encoding EAL domain-containing protein — MAAVFPQLRSLLYRPWALAMLAALASALLLFAASFALIMHQLQLSERQQMNASGERFLVRLEQVFGQLREGVDALQAQPVRHCGPQMMDALEKIGFDNRFVFEAAFIDGAQRCSNRRGKDVASLSRPPDIQGSTYSYWLNTTTQRNDNWAALMLGRGPFRVSTSRGHLSDVVDLPAGGSLLVVLDQGRRAIPVLGSEQPWPPASGWRADAVDALQVTSDRLIYRMSTKSPDFQLVLIAPRSKELPIFNTLLWLLFPVSLVVALCIGWLVLQLITQRRSMGGELHGALRRGELQVLYQPIFDLSNRRCVGAEALVRWRRPDGTLTSPELFIPLAEHSGQIRQITDFVLQQSLEQLSHLLRANPHLYISVNLAACDVTVPRIGEVVAQLLAIYRVAPEQIAFEVTERSLIDVDVARENLQALRDVGHTVLIDDFGTGYCSLAYLQSLPVDCLKIDKAFIDALGDDAESSGVAPHIIRMAHALDLRVIAEGIEHEAQALLLESEGVDYGQGWLFAQALNARQFKELITKGRRRAGRRAGDEA, encoded by the coding sequence TCTTCTGTACCGCCCCTGGGCGCTGGCGATGCTCGCCGCACTGGCCAGCGCGCTGTTGCTGTTCGCGGCCAGTTTCGCGTTGATCATGCATCAGCTTCAGCTCAGCGAAAGGCAGCAGATGAATGCCAGCGGCGAACGGTTCCTGGTGCGCCTGGAGCAGGTGTTCGGTCAATTGCGCGAGGGTGTCGATGCGTTGCAGGCGCAACCTGTCCGCCATTGCGGCCCGCAGATGATGGACGCCCTGGAGAAGATCGGCTTCGATAACCGCTTCGTTTTCGAGGCCGCGTTCATCGACGGCGCCCAGCGCTGCTCCAATCGCCGTGGCAAGGACGTCGCCAGCCTGAGTCGCCCCCCGGACATCCAGGGTTCCACCTACAGTTATTGGCTCAACACCACTACCCAACGCAATGACAACTGGGCCGCCCTGATGCTTGGACGCGGACCGTTCCGGGTCTCGACCTCCCGAGGGCACTTGAGCGATGTGGTCGATCTGCCCGCCGGTGGCAGCCTGCTGGTGGTTCTGGATCAGGGCCGCCGGGCGATTCCCGTGCTCGGCTCCGAGCAGCCCTGGCCGCCGGCCTCGGGCTGGCGGGCCGACGCGGTCGATGCCCTGCAGGTAACGTCGGACCGGCTGATCTACCGCATGTCCACCAAGTCCCCAGACTTTCAGTTGGTGCTGATCGCGCCGCGCAGCAAGGAACTGCCCATATTCAATACCCTGCTGTGGCTGCTGTTTCCGGTCAGCCTGGTGGTGGCCCTGTGCATTGGCTGGCTGGTCTTGCAGCTGATCACTCAGCGCCGCTCGATGGGTGGCGAGTTGCACGGTGCGTTGCGTCGCGGTGAACTGCAGGTGCTCTACCAGCCGATCTTCGATCTGAGCAATCGGCGCTGTGTCGGTGCCGAGGCCTTGGTGCGCTGGCGCCGACCCGACGGTACCCTCACCAGCCCGGAGCTGTTTATTCCACTGGCCGAGCACAGCGGGCAGATCCGGCAGATCACCGACTTCGTCCTGCAGCAGTCGCTGGAGCAGCTCAGCCACCTGTTGCGAGCCAATCCGCATCTGTACATCTCGGTGAACCTGGCCGCATGCGACGTCACCGTGCCGCGTATCGGTGAGGTGGTGGCCCAACTGCTGGCGATCTATCGCGTGGCACCCGAGCAGATCGCCTTCGAGGTGACCGAACGTTCCCTGATCGACGTCGACGTGGCGCGCGAAAACCTTCAGGCTCTTCGCGATGTCGGTCATACGGTATTGATCGATGATTTCGGTACCGGTTACTGCAGCCTCGCCTACCTGCAAAGCCTGCCCGTGGACTGCCTGAAAATCGACAAGGCGTTCATCGACGCCCTGGGCGATGACGCTGAAAGCAGTGGTGTGGCACCCCATATCATTCGCATGGCCCATGCCCTGGATCTGCGCGTGATTGCCGAAGGCATCGAGCACGAGGCTCAGGCGTTATTGCTTGAAAGCGAAGGCGTCGACTACGGTCAGGGTTGGTTGTTTGCACAGGCGTTGAATGCGCGCCAGTTCAAGGAACTGATCACCAAGGGCCGGCGCCGCGCTGGCCGGCGTGCGGGCGACGAAGCCTGA